A genomic segment from Pseudopipra pipra isolate bDixPip1 chromosome 14, bDixPip1.hap1, whole genome shotgun sequence encodes:
- the TSHZ3 gene encoding teashirt homolog 3, whose translation MPRRKQQAPRRAAAYVSDELKAAALVEEDVEPDENAGDGEPSAKYACPEKDFSKNCQSYQNSPAAEFSSHEMDSESHISETSDRMADFESSSIKNEEESKEVSIPLEDSTVSDSLEQMKAVYNNFLSNSYWSNLNLNLHQPISEKNNGSSSSSSSSSSSCGSGSFDWHQTAMAKTLQQVSQSRILPEPSLFSTVQLYRQSSKLYGSIFTGASKFRCKDCSAAYDTLVELTVHMNETGHYRDDNHETDNNNPKRWSKPRKRSLLEMEGKEDAQKVLKCMYCGHSFESLQDLSVHMIKTKHYQKVPLKEPVTPVAAKIIPATRKKASLELDLPSSPDSTGGTPKATISDTNDALQKNSNPYITPNNRYGHQNGASYAWHFEARKSQILKCMECGSSHDTLQELTAHMMVTGHFIKVTNSAMKKGKPIIEAPATPTITSLVDEKVQSVPLAATTFTSPSNTPSSVSPKLNVEIKKEVEKERVIADDKMKDKEKSSEDEEKYDISSKYHYLTENDLEESPKGGLDILKSLENTVTSAINKAQNGTPSWGGYPSIHAAYQLPNMMKLSLGSSGKSTPLKPMFGNNELVSPTKNQPLVSPPSSQTSPVPKTNFHAMEELVKKVTEKVAKVEEKMKEPEGKLSPLKRATPSPCSSEVSEPLKMESSNDGGFKSQQNSPVPQRDGCKDSPTVEPVENGKEPVKSIVGSLSSSTAIITDHPPEQPFVNPLSALQSVMNIHLGKAAKPSLPALDPMSMLFKMSNSLAEKAAVATPPLQSKKSDHLDRYFYHVNNDQPIDLTKGKSDKSCSLGSALLSSTSTSSASSSSTVTTAKTSAVVSFMSNSPLRENALSDISDMLKNLTESHTSKSSTPSSISEKSDIDGTTIEEPEESTPAQKRKGRQSNWNPQHLLILQAQFAASLRQTSEGKYIMSDLSPQERMHISRFTGLSMTTISHWLANVKYQLRRTGGTKFLKNLDTGHPVFFCNDCASQIRTPSTYISHLESHLGFRLRDLSKLSSEQINNQIAQAKSPSEKLVTSSPEEDIGTSYQCKLCNRTFASKHAVKLHLSKTHGKSPEDHLLYVSELEKQ comes from the coding sequence CCTACGTTTCAGACGAactaaaagcagcagcactggtggAGGAAGATGTGGAACCTGACGAAAATGCAGGTGATGGGGAGCCTTCAGCAAAATATGCATGTCCGGAAAAAGACTTCAGTAAGAACTGCCAAAGCTACCAAAACTCTCCAGCAGCTGAATTTTCTAGCCATGAAATGGACAGCGAGTCCCACATCAGTGAGACAAGTGACCGCATGGCAGACTTCGAGAGCAGCTCTATTAAAAACGAGGAAGAGAGCAAGGAGGTGTCGATACCACTGGAAGACTCTACGGTATCTGACAGTTTAGAGCAAATGAAAGCAGTATATAATAACTTCCTCTCCAATTCCTACTGGTCTAATCTCAACTTGAACCTTCACCAGCCAATTTCGGAAAAAAACAACGGTAGCAGtagcagtagcagcagcagcagcagcagttgtgGAAGTGGCAGCTTTGACTGGCACCAGACTGCTATGGCCAAAACACTGCAGCAAGTTTCTCAGAGCAGAATTCTTCCTGAACCCAGTCTTTTTAGCACAGTTCAGTTGTACAGACAGAGCAGTAAGCTTTATGGCTCTATATTTACTGGAGCCAGTAAATTCCGCTGTAAAGACTGCAGTGCTGCCTATGACACTTTAGTAGAATTAACAGTGCACATGAATGAAACAGGACATTATCGAGATGACAACCATGAAACGGATAACAATAACCCCAAAAGATGGTCGAAACCTCGTAAACGTTCTTTGCTTGAaatggaagggaaagaagacgCCCAGAAAGTGTTAAAGTGTATGTACTGTGGTCATTCATTTGAATCTCTTCAGGATTTGAGTGTTCATAtgatcaaaacaaaacactacCAAAAAGTGCCTCTGAAGGAACCTGTTACACCTGTAGCAGCAAAAATTATCCCAGCTACTAGAAAGAAAGCATCACTGGAGCTTGATCTTCCAAGTTCTCCAGATTCCACGGGCGGGACGCCAAAAGCAACAATCTCAGATACCAACGATGCACTTCAAAAGAATTCTAACCCTTACATTACGCCAAATAATCGCTACGGTCACCAGAACGGTGCCAGCTATGCCTGGCACTTTGAGGCGAGGAAATCCCAAATTCTGAAGTGCATGGAGTGCGGAAGTTCCCATGACACTCTGCAAGAACTCACAGCTCACATGATGGTGACGGGACATTTTATTAAAGTCACTAACTCTGCCATGAAAAAAGGGAAGCCAATTATAGAAGCCCCAGCAACACCAACAATAACGTCCTTAGTAGATGAGAAAGTCCAGTCTGTGCCACTAGCTGCCACCACCTTTACGTCTCCTTCCAACACACCTTCTAGTGTTTCCCCTAAATTAAATgttgagattaaaaaagaagtagaaaaagaaagagtCATTGCCGATgacaaaatgaaagacaaagaGAAGTCAAGTGAAGATGAGGAGAAGTATGATATCTCCTCAAAATACCATTACTTGACTGAAAATGACCTAGAAGAAAGCCCTAAGGGGGGATTAGATATATTGAAGTCTTTAGAAAACACAGTTACATCAGCTATAAACAAAGCCCAGAATGGCACACCAAGCTGGGGTGGCTACCCCAGCATTCACGCTGCCTACCAGCTGCCTAATATGATGAAGCTGTCGTTGGGTTCATCTGGGAAGAGTACACCATTAAAACCTATGTTTGGGAACAATGAACTGGTATCACCAACTAAAAACCAGCCCTTGGTGTCTCCACCAAGCAGTCAGACCTCACCTGTGCCAAAAACAAACTTCCATGCCATGGAAGAATTGGTAAAGAAGGTCACTGAGAAGGTGGCTaaagtggaggaaaaaatgAAGGAGCCTGAAGGAAAGCTTTCCCCACTGAAGCGTGCGACGCCTTCGCCGTGCAGCAGTGAAGTCAGTGAACCCCTTAAGATGGAATCCTCCAATGACGGTGGCTTTAAAAGCCAGCAGAACAGCCCAGTTCCTCAGAGAGATGGTTGCAAGGATAGTCCAACTGTAGAACCCGTGGAGAATGGGAAAGAGCCTGTTAAGTCCATTGTAGGTTCTTTAAGTAGCAGCACAGCTATCATCACTGATCACCCTCCCGAACAGCCATTTGTAAACCCACTAAGTGCACTGCAATCTGTCATGAATATTCACCTTGGGAAGGCAGCAAAGCCATCTTTGCCCGCTTTGGATCCAATGagcatgctttttaaaatgagcaACAGTTTGGCAGAAAAGGCTGCGGTGGCCACCCCACCTCTACAGTCCAAAAAATCAGACCACTTAGACCGTTATTTTTATCATGTCAACAATGACCAACCCATAGATTTGACGAAAGGCAAGAGTGACAAAAGCTGCTCTTTGGGTTCAGCGCTTTTGTCATCCACATCGACATCTTCTGCATCTTCTTCATCTACAGTGACAACAGCAAAGACATCTGCAGTCGTGTCATTCATGTCAAACTCGCCGCTACGCGAGAATGCCTTGTCAGATATATCTGATATGCTGAAGAACCTGACAGAAAGTCACACATCAAAATCTTCCACACCTTCCAGCATATCTGAGAAATCTGACATTGATGGTACCACAATAGAGGAACCAGAAGAGAGTACACCAGCTCAGAAAAGGAAGGGACGTCAGTCTAACTGGAACCCTCAGCACTTGCTCATATTGCAGGCCCAGTTTGCAGCCAGTTTACGGCAGACTTCGGAGGGGAAATACATCATGTCAGACTTGAGCCCTCAAGAAAGAATGCACATTTCCAGGTTTACGGGACTTTCAATGACCACAATTAGCCACTGGCTGGCCAATGTGAAATACCAGCTCCGAAGGACGGGGGGAACTAAGTTCCTTAAAAATTTGGACACTGGGCACCCAGTGTTCTTTTGTAATGACTGTGCTTCACAGATCAGAACTCCTTCAACTTATATCAGTCATCTTGAATCGCATCTGGGTTTCAGGTTAAGAGACTTGTCCAAACTGTCCAGTGAACAGATTAACAATCAGATAGCACAAGCAAAGTCACCATCTGAAAAACTGGTGACGTCCTCTCCAGAGGAAGATATCGGAACTTCTTATCAGTGCAAACTTTGTAACAGGACTTTTGCAAGCAAGCATGCTGTTAAACTTCATCTTAGTAAAACACATGGGAAGTCACCAGAGGATCATCTTCTGTATGTTTCGGAGTTAGAGAAGCAGTAG